CCCGTCCCGTCGGGACGGCTCGAAAGGCGCGTCGTTCGAGCCGCGCCCGTAAGGCGCCGCCCTGAGCGCAGCCGAAGGGTCGCGGTCGCGTACGAGGCGCGCCGAGCGCTTGGCGGCGGGCGGCAGGCAGGACGCCCCATGAAAGCATTCTACCAGGCGCTGCGATACGCATGGCCCTACCGGAGCCGCATTCTGCTCGCGTGGCTCGCCGGCTTCGTGGGCTCCATCCTCTGGGCCGGCTCGATCGGCTCCGCTCTGCCCCTGTTCAACCTTTTCTTTCAGCGGCCGCCCGAGGGGTTCCAGGTGCTCGAAGAAGACGCCGGGGCGCCCGGCACGAGCGCCGCCAAACGAACCGTGGTCGTCGGCCCCTCCTGGACCGTCGTCCAGGGGCCTGAGGTGACCGAACTACGCGCCGAGGGGCATACGGTGTACGTCCCGCCCGACGTCGAGGTCCGTCACCAGGAAGCGGGCCTCCGCGGTCTGGCCCAGAATGCCGAGCAGAAAGGCTCGTTCTACGCCCCCCTCATGCGCTGGCTGGCCGAGCGGTTTCCCCCGGACCCGTTCCAGTCGTTCGCCTGGATCATGGCCGCGATCGTCGCCATGATGGTCCTGCGCGGCCTAATGGACTTCTTGTACGAGTACCTGGTCGGCCACACGGTCAACCGGGCCGTGCTGGCGCTGCGTCTGAAGGCGTACGACCGCGTTCTGCGTTCGCCGCTCTCGCTCTTCGTTCGCATCGGACCCAGTGACATCATGAGCCGATTCCAGCAGGACATGCTCTACCTGATGGACGGCATGAGCACGGTGCTGGGCAACGCCGTCGTCATGCCGCCGCGCGCCGCCATCTGCCTGGTGATGGCCGTCGCCATCGGCGTCACGATCCACCCGTGGCTCCCGGTGATCGTGCTGGTGGCAGCGCCGATCGTAGGGGTTCTGGTGCGGCGGTTCGCGACGCTCATGAGGCGTGCGACGCGTAAAGGCCTCGAAAGCTACGCCGCTCTCCTGGGGAACATCGAGGAGGGCCTCTTCGGCATCCGGGTGGTCAAGGGCTACCGCCTGGAGGGACATCAGCGTAGGCGCTTTTTCACCGCCTGCCGCGGCTTCTTCAAGAACTCTCTGCGGGCCATCCGCATCCAGGCCGCCACAGGCCCCCTCGTGGAAACCATCTTCACGGTCGCCGCCGCCTTGGCCATCGTCGTCGGCGCCTGGATCATTCTGGAGCGCGCATTCGATCCGGAAAGCGTCAGCAAAATGAGCACCTGCTTCCTTCTCCTCGCCGGTGCCCTCGACCCCGTGCGGAAACTCTCGAACGTCTCGAACCGCGTCCAGCAGGCCTCCGCCGCCGCCGACCGCATCTTCGCCCTCATGGAAGCCGACCCGGAGCCCCGCTACGGCAGCCACGGCACCGTCCTCGCCCCGCACCACGTGTCCATCCAATTCCGCAACGTCTCGTTCGCCTACGAGACCGGCAAACCCGTCCTCCACGACATCAACCTCTCGGTCCGCCACGGCGAGGTTCTCGCCATCATCGGCCGCACCGGCTGTGGAAAGACCACCCTCGTGAGCCTCGTCCCCCGGTTCTTCGAACCCACCGGGGGAAAGATCCTCATCGACGGCACCGACACCCGCCGAGTGACCCTGCGATCCTTGCGCGACCAGATCGCCATCGTCCCC
The Planctomycetota bacterium DNA segment above includes these coding regions:
- a CDS encoding ABC transporter ATP-binding protein, yielding MKAFYQALRYAWPYRSRILLAWLAGFVGSILWAGSIGSALPLFNLFFQRPPEGFQVLEEDAGAPGTSAAKRTVVVGPSWTVVQGPEVTELRAEGHTVYVPPDVEVRHQEAGLRGLAQNAEQKGSFYAPLMRWLAERFPPDPFQSFAWIMAAIVAMMVLRGLMDFLYEYLVGHTVNRAVLALRLKAYDRVLRSPLSLFVRIGPSDIMSRFQQDMLYLMDGMSTVLGNAVVMPPRAAICLVMAVAIGVTIHPWLPVIVLVAAPIVGVLVRRFATLMRRATRKGLESYAALLGNIEEGLFGIRVVKGYRLEGHQRRRFFTACRGFFKNSLRAIRIQAATGPLVETIFTVAAALAIVVGAWIILERAFDPESVSKMSTCFLLLAGALDPVRKLSNVSNRVQQASAAADRIFALMEADPEPRYGSHGTVLAPHHVSIQFRNVSFAYETGKPVLHDINLSVRHGEVLAIIGRTGCGKTTLVSLVPRFFEPTGGKILIDGTDTRRVTLRSLRDQIAIVP